CTGGGAAGACAAGCTGTATACTTCGCTGAACCATGCCATGGGTGAAGAGCAGGGCAACCGTTTGTCCAAGCGTTACCTCACTGCTTTCTCTCGCTCTTACAAAGAAGATGTGCTGCCCAATGCTGCCGTGGTGGATATCCAGCAGCTCGAAGCCCTGGATGAAGAGCACAAGCTCGGCATGCTGTTCTACCAGCCACAGGAAGCCGCACTCAACAGCAACAAGGTACGCCTCAAGCTGTTCCACAAGGATGAGCCTATCCATCTGTCTGATGTGCTGCCAATGCTGGAAAACTTCGGCCTGCGCGTCATCAACGAACGTCCATACGAAGTGAAGACCCCAGACGGTGCCACCTTCTGGATCCTCGACTTCCTAATGATGGTTACCGGTGGCAACACCGAAAACCTCGCCGACAGCCAGGACAGATTCCAGACCGCCCTGTCTCAGGTGTGGAACAAGAAACTGGAAGATGACGGCTTTAACCGTCTGGTGCTTTCTACCGGTCTGGCCGGCCGTGAAGTGTCCATCCTGCGCGCCTATGCCAAGTACATGCGCCAGATTGATGCCACCTTCAGCCAGGCCTATATCGAACAAACCTTTGCCCGTTATCCAGAGATTGCCGATTTGCTGGTGAAAATGTTCATCCGCAAGTTCAATCCCAAGCTCAAGACCCGCACCCTGACCAAGTTCAAGGAACAGTTGAACCTGCGTTTGGAAGACGTGGCAAGCCTGGATGATGACCGTATTATCCGCCGTTACCTGGATCTGATTAACGCCACCGTGCGTACCAACTTCTATCAGACCAAGGCCGATGGCGAGGTTAAGGACTATGTGTCCTTCAAGTTCATCCCCAAGATGATCCCCGAGATGCCAAAGCCACTGCCGGCCTTTGAAATCTTCGTTTACAGCCCACGGGTTGAAGGTGTTCACCTGCGTGGTGGCAAGGTTGCCCGCGGTGGTCTGCGCTGGTCCGATCGCCGTGAAGACTTCCGCACTGAAGTGCTGGGTCTGGTAAAAGCCCAGAACGTGAAGAACACGGTAATCGTGCCAGTGGGTGCCAAGGGCGGTTTCGTCTGCAAACAGTCTCCGGTTGACGGCGGCCGTGAAGCCATCTTCACCGAAGGTCAGGAATGCTACCGCATCTTTATCCGTGGTTTGCTGGATGTGACCGACAACATCATCAACGGTGAAATCGTGCCGCCAGTGGATGTCGTCCGTCACGATGAAGACGATGCCTACCTGGTAGTGGCCGCCGACAAGGGTACCGCCACCTTCTCTGACATCGCCAACGCAATCTCCATCGAGTACAACCACTGGTTGGGCGACGCCTTCGCGTCAGGCGGTTCAAACGGTTATGACCACAAGAAAATGGGTATCACCGCCAAGGGCGGCTGGGAATCCGTAAAGCGTCACTTCCGTGAAATCGGTATCGACTGCCAGACCACCGACTTTACCTGTCTGGGTATTGGCGACATGGCCGGTGACGTATTTGGTAACGGTATGCTCTTGTCTGAGCACACTTGCCTCGTGGCCGCCTTCAACCACATGCACATCTTTATCGACCCGAATCCGGATGCCGCTGCAACCTTCAAAGAGCGTGAGCGCCTGTTCAACCTGCCACGCTCCAGCTGGGATGATTATAACCGTGACCTGATTTCCAAGGGCGGCGGTATCTTCCTCCGCAGCGCCAAGTCCATCACCCTGAGCCCTGAAATGAAGCAGATGTTGGGCACGGACAAGGCGTCCATGAATCCAACTGAGCTGATGAAAGAGCTGCTCAAGATGGAAGTGGACCTGATTTGGAACGGCGGTATCGGTACTTATGTTAAGTCTTCCCGCGAAACCAATGCCGAAGTGGGCGATCGCGCCAACGACGGTCTGCGTGTAAACGGTCGTGACGTACGCGCCAAAATCATTGGTGAAGGCGGTAACCTGGGGTGTACCCAGTTGGGCCGTATCGAATACGCCATGAACGGCGGCCGCATGAACACCGACTTCGTGGATAACGTGGGCGGCGTGGACTGTTCTGACAACGAAGTCAACATCAAGATTTTGCTGAACGCCATGGTGGCGGAAGGCGAGATGACCCTCAAGCAGCGTAACCGTTTGCTGGAGGAGATGACTGACGAAGTGAGCGAAATCGTTCTTCAGGACTGTAAAGATCAGACCCGTACCATCTCAGTGACTCAGGTTCGTGGTGCCGAGCAGCTCAAAGAGCAAATTCGCTTCATCCATTATCTTGAGAAAGAAGGCAAGCTCGACCGCGCGCTGGAGTTTTTGCCAACAGACGATGAGCTGGCAGAGCGTTTGGCCGCCGGCAAGCCACTGACTCGCCCTGAGCTGTCTGTGCTGGTTGCTTACGCCAAGATGGTCCTCAAAGAGCAGCTGCTCAAACCGGAAATCACCGAAGACAGCTTCCTGTCCAAGCTGCTGGTGAGCTACTTCCCGCAGAAACTGCAGGAACTGTACGCAGACAAGATGAATACCCACCCTCTGCGTGGTGAAATCATTGCGACTTCGCTGGCCAACGAGCTGGTGAATGACATGGGTCTGAACTTCGTTCAGCGTATGCAGGATGAGACTGGTGCCACAGTGGCCGAGGTTGCCATTTGCTACACTATGGCTCGCGAAGTCTTTGGTTTGGCAGAGCTTACCAAGGCAATTACCGCACAAAACGTGGTAGTGCCTGCGGTAGTGCAAATGGAAATGCTGCATCAGCTGCGTCGAAACGTACGTCGCGCCTGTCGCTGGTTCCTGCGTCATCGCAACCGCGCTGTAGGCATAGAACAAACTGTTGCCTTCTACAAGCCGGTATTCGAAGAGCTCAAGGCCAACGTGAACAAGTACATGGTCGCCGAAGAGATTGAAGCCATTACAGCTGAAATCCATGCCCTTGAAAAAGAGCAGGTATCCAGCGATGTGGCCAATGTGATTGCCAATATGAGCACCCTGTTCTCGGCACTGGATATCGCCCAGATAGCCCAGAATGAGAATAAGCCGGTTTCCCTGGTGGCTGAGACTTACTTCAAGTTGGGTGCCAAGGTGGAGCTGCACTGGTTCCTCGAGCAGATCAGTGCTCAGCCTGTGGCAAACCATTGGCAGGCCTTGGCCCGCGCAGCCTTCCGAGAAGAACTGGATTGGCAGCAACGCGCCCTGAGTTCAGTTGTTCTGCGTACCTGCACCGACACCTGCAGCGCAGATGCCATTATCGAAGGCTGGATTGAAGCAAACCGCGTACTGCTGGAGCGCTGGTTCCACATGCTGGCGGACTTCAAGACAACGCAAAGTCATGAATTTGCCAAGTTCTCGGTAGCACTGCGTGAGCTGAATCTGTTGATCCTGCATTGCGAAGGTCACAGTTAAACGCTGAACGCCTCATCAAGCCCTGGCAAACGCCGGGGCTTTTTTTGGCCAAAAACACGGTGCTGCTGTACACTGTGCGCCTCACCCTGCAGGCAGCCTGGCCTTAGAATAAACAAACATTAAAATCCAAGGAGATCCAATGTTTTACAAAATCGCGCAGTCTATCATGTTCCAAATGGATCCTGAGCGAGCCCACAATCTGGCCATTGGCAGCCTCAAGCGTACCGCTAACACACCGATGACGGCGTTTTACAGGCAGTGTATTGCGCATAAACCGGTGACTTGTATGGGGATCACCTTTCCTAACCCAGTGGGGCTTGCTGCCGGTCTGGACAAAGACGGTGAGGCGATTGACGCGTTCCACGCCATGGGTTTCGGTCATGTGGAAGTAGGGACTGTGACACCCCGTCCTCAGCCAGGCAACGACTTGCCGCGTTTGTTCCGCTTAAAGCCCGCCAAGGGCATCATCAACCGCATGGGCTTTAACAATAAGGGCGTGGACAATCTGGTTGCCAACCTTAAAGCCAAGAAAACCGATATTCTGGTTGGGGTGAATATTGGCAAAAACAAAGATACGCCGGTGGAAGAGGGTAAAAACGATTACCTGATTTGCATGGATAAGGTGTATCCCCATGCAGCCTATATTGCCGTGAATATTTCATCACCCAACACACCGGGTCTGCGTACCTTGCAATATGGCGATCTATTGGATGATCTCTTGTCATCGCTGAAAGCCAAGCAGACTGAACTGGCAGATAAGCATGGCAAATATGTGCCAATAGCACTTAAAATTGCACCGGATCTGAGCGATGAAGAAATCGCCAGTATTGCGGCATCCTTAATCAAAAATAAATTTGATGCGGCCATTGCGACCAACACCACATTAAGTCGTGATGGTGTGTCAGGTCTCGCTAACGCCAATGAAACCGGCGGTCTTTCAGGTAAACCTTTAACGGAATTATCGACCAAGGTGATCAAAAAGTTGGCCACTGAATTAAAAGGTGCGATCCCAATTATCGGTGTTGGTGGGATCAATTCATCTCAGGATGCTCTGGCTAAATTTGACGCAGGAGCCACACTTGTTCAAATATATTCTGGCTTTATTTATCAAGGGCCAAAATTAATAAAAGATATTGTCGCGTCCTATAGCGCAAAATAACATCAGAAGGATCGCGAAAGCGATCCTTTTTTCTTTTTATAGATCTAAAACGATCGTCAGTCGATCAAAGTGATCTAACTAACGTGTTGTTAAGTAAGTCATATCATTAAAAAAACTTTTTGATATTGCGTAAATAATCATCTATGATGCGATTGATAAACTTATTTACAGGTATACGTTATGTTATTAATGCCACATACGGATTGGCAATGGAGATATAACGATGCTTACGGTGTCTTAAGCGTTTCGTTAGGT
The window above is part of the Shewanella litorisediminis genome. Proteins encoded here:
- a CDS encoding NAD-glutamate dehydrogenase encodes the protein MALKDAMPSVLLENVVSLIHSKVPNSQAKQVEQFATCLYAHMSKDDLQARTDSDLYGAVLSLWNALGKTPVGDTHVRVFNPTQSKHGWQSSHTIIEVIQPDMPFLTDSLGMALNRLGVTTHMMLHTPLAMGRSDKGIDSVGFVKDSPETADKVAVFLIEIDRQSSEADLKNLLGEVQSVLTDVHAAVKDWQAMSDKLTATIAELPKQPFPGTKEELDEAVAFLTYLNNHHFTLLGYRQYDLRRVEGDMELVPNLESGLGLMNKPGKHKPDALMLSTLSNTARKEALDESLLILTKSSTKSRVHRPAYVDYIGIKRFDKKGNVIGEDRFIGLYASNLYNRSPREIPLLAQKVQRVLDNSGLVPRSHDYKALVNILENLPRDEIIQANEQELSQVAHGVLEMQDRDKLKLFVRKDGFGRFLSCLVYVSKDRYNTKLRQDTQRILAQHFQSKEEVEFTTYFSESSLARTHYIVKVDNNNMDVDVAAIENNLIEAARSWEDKLYTSLNHAMGEEQGNRLSKRYLTAFSRSYKEDVLPNAAVVDIQQLEALDEEHKLGMLFYQPQEAALNSNKVRLKLFHKDEPIHLSDVLPMLENFGLRVINERPYEVKTPDGATFWILDFLMMVTGGNTENLADSQDRFQTALSQVWNKKLEDDGFNRLVLSTGLAGREVSILRAYAKYMRQIDATFSQAYIEQTFARYPEIADLLVKMFIRKFNPKLKTRTLTKFKEQLNLRLEDVASLDDDRIIRRYLDLINATVRTNFYQTKADGEVKDYVSFKFIPKMIPEMPKPLPAFEIFVYSPRVEGVHLRGGKVARGGLRWSDRREDFRTEVLGLVKAQNVKNTVIVPVGAKGGFVCKQSPVDGGREAIFTEGQECYRIFIRGLLDVTDNIINGEIVPPVDVVRHDEDDAYLVVAADKGTATFSDIANAISIEYNHWLGDAFASGGSNGYDHKKMGITAKGGWESVKRHFREIGIDCQTTDFTCLGIGDMAGDVFGNGMLLSEHTCLVAAFNHMHIFIDPNPDAAATFKERERLFNLPRSSWDDYNRDLISKGGGIFLRSAKSITLSPEMKQMLGTDKASMNPTELMKELLKMEVDLIWNGGIGTYVKSSRETNAEVGDRANDGLRVNGRDVRAKIIGEGGNLGCTQLGRIEYAMNGGRMNTDFVDNVGGVDCSDNEVNIKILLNAMVAEGEMTLKQRNRLLEEMTDEVSEIVLQDCKDQTRTISVTQVRGAEQLKEQIRFIHYLEKEGKLDRALEFLPTDDELAERLAAGKPLTRPELSVLVAYAKMVLKEQLLKPEITEDSFLSKLLVSYFPQKLQELYADKMNTHPLRGEIIATSLANELVNDMGLNFVQRMQDETGATVAEVAICYTMAREVFGLAELTKAITAQNVVVPAVVQMEMLHQLRRNVRRACRWFLRHRNRAVGIEQTVAFYKPVFEELKANVNKYMVAEEIEAITAEIHALEKEQVSSDVANVIANMSTLFSALDIAQIAQNENKPVSLVAETYFKLGAKVELHWFLEQISAQPVANHWQALARAAFREELDWQQRALSSVVLRTCTDTCSADAIIEGWIEANRVLLERWFHMLADFKTTQSHEFAKFSVALRELNLLILHCEGHS
- the pyrD gene encoding quinone-dependent dihydroorotate dehydrogenase, which encodes MFYKIAQSIMFQMDPERAHNLAIGSLKRTANTPMTAFYRQCIAHKPVTCMGITFPNPVGLAAGLDKDGEAIDAFHAMGFGHVEVGTVTPRPQPGNDLPRLFRLKPAKGIINRMGFNNKGVDNLVANLKAKKTDILVGVNIGKNKDTPVEEGKNDYLICMDKVYPHAAYIAVNISSPNTPGLRTLQYGDLLDDLLSSLKAKQTELADKHGKYVPIALKIAPDLSDEEIASIAASLIKNKFDAAIATNTTLSRDGVSGLANANETGGLSGKPLTELSTKVIKKLATELKGAIPIIGVGGINSSQDALAKFDAGATLVQIYSGFIYQGPKLIKDIVASYSAK